The DNA window AAGGCCAGCGCGTCTCCAACTGGCTGGCGGAAGGCGTCATCAAGCAGCACCGCACGCTCGGCAGCTATATCAATCTGCTGGTGCAGCAGGGGTTCATCATTGCGCATTTGAACGAATGGGGCCCCAGCGCGCAGCAAATCGCCGCTAATCCGGCGCTGGACGAAGAGCAGGAACGCCCGATGATCTTCATTCTCGCCGCCCGCAAACCCGCCTGATGCTTGCCTGATTTACCCGCAGTACACCATTAACACCGCCAAATTTGGGGAGGCCGCCTCCCCCCAACGGCTATTGCGCCGGCAGCGCCGCCCCGTGCGCCGCGAAGTGCGTCAGCGCCTCGCCCTCCATGCGATAGCGCACCCACTCGCCCTGCGGCTGAGCGCCGATGCTGAGGTAGAAATCGATGGCCGGTTGATTCCAGTCCAGCACGCTCCACTCCAGGCGGCCGCACTGCCGCTCGCACGCCAGCCGGGCGATGTGCCGCAGCAGGGTTTTACCGGCGCCCGCGCCGCGATGCTTCGGCGCCACGTACAGATCTTCCAGATAGATGCCGTTTTTACCCAGCCAGGTGGAGTAACTCATAAAGAACACCGCATAGCCCGCCGGCTCGCCGTTCACCGTACAAATCAGCGCTTCTGAACAGGCCCCCGGCCCAAACAGGCTGCGTTCGATATCTTCCACGCTGGCCAGCACCTGCTCGCGCGCCTTTTCGTACACCGCCAGCTCGATAATCATATCCAGAATCAGTTTGGCATCGCTTTTTTGCGCCGAGTAAATCTCAATGGTCATGGTGAATCCTGAGTGTATTGATGACTGTGCTTGCCAGCATATAGCGCCTCCAATACTGTATGAACTGCATTTTCATCAACAGGTAATGAATATCATGCATCTGGATTTGAAACGTCTCGATCTCAACCTGCTGCTGGTGTTCGAGGCGGTGTATCGGCTGCGGTCGGTGACACGCGCCGCCGCAGAATTGGCCCTCAGCGCATCGGCGCTGAGCCACGCGCTGATCCGGCTGCGCAAGGCGCTGGCGGACGAGCTGTTCTACCGGGTCGGCAACGACATGCACCCGACGGTGTATGCCGACAGCCTGGCTCCTACCGTCAGCGAAAGCCTGGCGCTGCTGTCTAAAGGGCTGCATCCGCGCCCGCGCTTCATCCCCGCCGAAAGCCGGGAAAGCTTCACTTTCGCCGTTACCGATTACACCGCCTTCGCGGTGTTTCCGGCGCTGATGGCGCAGATGCAGCGTCTGGCGCCTGGGCTGTCATTTCAGCTGCGCTATTCCGAGCGCAAAGTGGCGCTGAACGATCTGCTGGCGGGGCGCATCGATTTCGCGCTGGGCTTTACCGAAACCGACGGCGAAAGCTACCCGGAGATCGACGAGGTGAGCTGGCTGGAGGATGAGTATGTGGCGGTCTGTTCGCCCGCGTTCAGCGCAAGATACGGCGAACTGACGTTGGAAAATTACCTGCGGGCGCGCCATCTGGTGGTGACGCCGTGGAACGAGCAGCGCGGCGTCATTGACTATCAGCTCGACAAACTGGGGCTGCAACGCGATATCGCCATTCGCACGCCTTCATTGCTGGGTGCACCGTTCATCGTCGCCGACAGCGAACTGGTGATGAGCATGCCGCGCTACGCCGCGCAAAAATTACGCCAGGCGGCGGTACTGGATGTCCACCCCCTGCCGTTTCCGGTGCCGCCGTATCAGATCAAAATCTACCTGCACCGTAAGAACGGCAGACCGGAGGCCTGCCGCTGGTTGCGGCAACAGCTGCAGGCGCTGGCGGCGTTATAACGCCGGTTCGCCGATCGGCAGATACCCCTGCCACAGCGGCCGGGCCGGCTTGCCGTGCGGGTTGGCCCGCAGATGAACGTGATAACCCTGCAGCGCCTGCAGCAGCAGGCAGTCGTCCACTTCAGCCAGATCATCCTTGTGTTGCTGCGCGCTGTCCCTCAGCAACACCCGCTTGGCTTTGTCTTTAGCCTCATCGGCGGAACGCGCCACGAACAGGCCGAACTGGTGCAGTTCCGCCAGCTCATCGCTGCGGTAACCGCCCACATTGACGAAAAACAGCTTCTCTTCACCGGCGAACGGCGCAGGTTCCAGGCTTACGTCGTAACCGTCCGCCCAGTCGATGCGCGCATAGCCGTCGACATGCACCTTGCGCTTGTCGCCAAACCACTTTTCACGCAGCAGCGGGTAAGCCTCTTCCGGCCGATCCGCCGCCGCAAACTGCACGTCGTGCAACTCAATATTGGCGCCCGGCGCCGTACCGCCCACATAAAACATCAATAATCCCGGCATGTTATTCTGCTCTCCTTGGTGATAATCGCTGTATAAATTAATACATAACGAAACATCTGCCAACGGCGGCGCCATTCTGTGTTATCAATAGATGAGGTTTAATCTGTTGTGGAGGAACGCATGGCATTCAATATCGGTGATTTTGTGCAACGCACTACCGGCGGCCCAAAGATGACCGTGGTGGCGATCGACGGCGAAACCCTGGTTTGCAGCTGGAATGAACTGGGTCAAGAGCAGCGCACGGAGGTGCAGGCCAGCGACGTGGCGCTGTACCACGAAGACGGCGATTTCGGCGTCTGCTGAATGACCGGGGCGCGCCGCGCCCCGTTATCGCCTCAGGCGCGAATGTCCTGATAGGCCGGTGTGGTATCGAACTCATGCTTGGCGAACGGGCACAGCGGAATGATTTTGCGCTGTTCCGCGCGCATTTTCTCCACCACCAGCGCCACCAGCTTTTTGCCGACGCCCTGTCCCTTCAATGACTCATCTACCCAAGTGTGATCGATAATAGTCAGCTTGTCGCCGCTCGGCACGAAAGAGATCTCGGCGATCGTCTTGCCCTGCTCGTCATTGATATAAAAACGCTTCTCGTCTGCCAGTATTTTAAGATCCATATTATTTCTCCCTATATTTCAGTGCGCCGCTGGGGCAAGTGTCGATAACGCGTTTCACCTCCGCCGCGTCGGCATTGTCCGGCATAATCCACGGGCGGCGGTTCAGGGTAAAAATAGCCGCGTTGCCGCGCACGCAGTTGGCGGAATGGCGGCATATCGCGCTGTTAAAATAAACGTCAATCTTATCGCCGGAATAACGGCGGTAACCGGTTGCGGTCAATTCCTCGTCCATCATGGCCTCACATTGCCTGTTTTATTGTTTTTGCTCCAGGCTCAAGTATAGGCAATGTCGCCGGCTTCACCACGCGTCTCGCTCACCGAAAAAAGAGGCGCAACCGCCCGCCGCCGCTAGAAAAAAACGTAAATTGATCTAATCTTTAATCAGCAAGACAACATAATTCCGACAGTGGCTAAGGAGTTCGAAATGGGTGATAGCTCAAAAGACGGCGTAATTCTGCTGTCCCGCATTCTACTGATGGTTCTGTTTATCATTTTCGGCTGGATGAAACTGGTCAACTTCGGTGCGACCGTCACGGCGATGGAAGGTTATGGCACGCCGATGCCTTATTTGGCGGCGATTATCGCCGTGGTGGTGGAGTTTATTTTCGGCATCGCGCTTATTCTCGGCCTGTTTACTCGCCCTATCGCGGTCATTTTCGCCCTGTATGTTCTGGGCACTGCGTTTATCGGCCATCCGTTCTGGAAGATGACCGGCATGGAAATGATGGGTAACGAAATCAACTTCTTTAAAAACATCAGCATCATTGGCGGTTTGCTGTTGCTGGCGGTGACCGGCGCCGGCCGTTATTCGCTGGACTATAAAATATTTAATAAATAATTCATCGATGGCCGGCGAGATTCGCCGGCCATTTTATTTGGATTATCCTTTCAACGGCTGCGCTTGGCGTGGCGCTCGAAGTTTTCCGCCTTGGCCTGCGCCGATTTACGCAGCGTGACGTAGCAAGCCCCCTCGCCGCCGTCGCGGGGTAAGGCACGGCAAAACGCCTGCACCTGTTCAAACTGCGCCAGCCATTTGGCGACGTAACTGCGCACGATATTCTGATGGCTCTCGTTCTGGCGCCCGCGGCCGTGTACGATCAGCAGCGAACGCAGGTTTTGCGCCTCCGCCTGCTCGATAAAGCGAAACAGCGCCTGCCGGCTGGCTTCAACCGACTGACGCAGCAGGTTCAGCGACGCCTGCGGCGGGTAACGGCCGTTGCGCAGCTTGTCCAGCACGCCCTGCTGAATGCCTTCCCCTTTGAACTCCAGCGGCTGTTCACAGGGGATCACCTCGAGAAAGTCGGTGCTGAGGAAATTTTCTTGCAGCAGCCGCTGCGCTTCGAGCCGCGCGCTTTTGTCCGTCGTCTCCTGCGGCTTGAGGTACAGCGTCTGCCGCCCGCTCGCCAGCGGCACCACGTCCGCCATCGCCTGTTCAAAAAAGTCTTTTTCCTGCTCGCTCATGTTCCACCTCTCTTGAACGGCAGCCTTTACGGCCGGGGATGGGGACGATTGTAAGACGCCTTGGCGCGGTTGCAAGCCGGGAATTGTCAGCGGCATTTGTCTCATTTGTCGTCAACGGGTGAGCTTGCGAGCAGTTTTCGCTATACTGCTAAGCCATCATTGAGTGCCGCAAAGGATCGAGCCCATGACAATGCGCGAGCTGGAAATCCAGTTTCAAAATGCGATGAATGAGTTGCAGAGCAGCTTCGAACGGCAACACCGCAAATGGCAGCAAAGCTACCAGGCGCTGCAGCAACTGCTGGAAGAAGCCAAACAGCGCGAAGCCGCGCTGCGGGCGCAGAATGAACAACTGGTGCGCAAGCTGAGCACCGCCAGCTCGGTGCCGGAACAGCATGCGCTGGTGAAGCAGATCAAAATGCTCGGCGCCCATCTGGATGCGCTGGCCAAAGACGCGGCCACCTTCAATCACCACCTGCGCCAACAGAGCGCGGTCGGTAATTTCAGCGGCGAACAGCATTGATAACAGGCGCTGTCGCACAGCGCCTCCCGCCCCTCTTCTGGCGTATTGAGAGTGTAATAAAGCCTAAATGACCTGGATCATCCTCGCCGCCCTGATCGTCGTATTTATTATCGGTTACCGCATTTTGACGTCCGACACCCGTAAAGCCATCGATTCGCTGGCCCATCTGCTGAGGGTCAAACCGATGCTGATCGAATCGATGATCCAGGAAATGGGCGGCCGCCAAAGCCAGACCTTTATCCGCATGCTGAACAACGGCTACACCGAAGAGATGCACCAGGCCGCTTACCTGCTGTTCATCTACCTGACGTTCATCAAGCAGGCGGATGACGAACAGATCGGCCAATGGCGCGATATGCTGCTGCGCGCCGGGCTGTCGCCGGAGCTGCACGCCGAACACACGGAAGCGGCGCTGTTTTACTTCGCCGAGCTGGATATCGATGCGTTTGAACTGGCGCAGTTCCGTCGCGCCTACAATGAGCGTTTCAACCGCGAAGCATTGGCCCACGGCTAATAGCGTCCCCCTGGGGCGGGGGACCGATTACAGGAACATGCTGTAGAGGTAGCGCGACAGCGCTTCGCGCGAGCTGAAGCCGTGTGCGATGCCGTAACGCTGGTTCGGGGCGTCGCCGCTTAAATCCAGGGGAAACTCCAGATACTGTTCGCTGGTGCGCACCGGCGAGGTCGGCGTGGCGAAATGCACGCTTTTCTCTTTCAACGCCGGGTGGATCACCAACGCGGTTCTGCCCATCCGCGCTTCGCGATTCACATACACATAGTGTGCGCCCTTGCGGTAGCCATAGGCCTGATCGGTGACATAATCACGCTCAAAGCCGGTATTCTCCAACACTTTAGCCACTTCATCCGGCCGTAAATACATCGATTCCTCCTCTCATTCTGGACCGCTGAGCGACCTTACCGTAATCATTCACCGAAACAATGATTTTCTGGGGAGGAATCCGGGTTTCAGACTATTCCTGACTCAGGCCCGACGCTGCTGCAACAGACGCAGAGTGAGTAATACTCCGAGCGCCACCAGCAGCGCCGCCGCCAGATAGATCGGCGGCACGCCCGCTTGCCCAATCAACAGCCCGGCCAGCGGTCCGGTGATGCCCAACGCCAGATCGAGGAAGGCCGAATAGGTGCCGAGCGCCGTCCCCTGATTCTGCGGCGGCACCTGCTTGACCGCCTCGACGCCCAGCGCCGGGAACACCAGCGAAAAACCGGCGCCGGCCAGCAACGCGCCGGTTTGCACCATCCAGGGCTCGCCGGCTTGCCAGATCAACAGCAGCCCGACGATCTCCACCAGAAACGACGCCAGCGTCACCTTCAGGCCACCGTGGCGATTGATGACGTTGCTGAAGATCAGGCGGATGCCGACGAAGGCGCAGCTGAACAGCGTCAGCGAAAACGCCGCACCGCTCCAGCCCTTGTCGGCGTAGTAAAGGGTGATGAACGTGGCGATCACGCCGAAGCCGACGGTGCCCATCGCCAGTCCCAGGCCATAAGCCCAGATACGGCCGAGCACCGCGCTGAAGGCGATGCGTTGCCCGGCGGCGATCGAGACGTCCGGTTTGCCGCTCGCCAACAGCAGCGCGACCGCAACCGCCAGCACGATCAGCGCCGCCACACCGGCCAATCCCCACTGCTGGTTCAGATACACGCCGAGCGGCGCACCGGCCGCCATTGCGCCGTAGGTGGCGACGCCGTTCCAGGAAATCACGCGCGCGGTGTGCATCGCCCCGACCCGGCCGATACCCCACAGCGTGGAACCGGTGCTGGCGAAACTTTCGCCGACGCCGAGAAACACCCGCCCCACGCACAGCAGCAGCAGGCTGAGCCACGGCCAGCCGTCAACGCCGAACGCCAGCGCGTAAAACAGGCCGCTGACGCCGCAGCACGCCAGGCCGAACAGCACCACCTTCTTCGGCCCCAGCAGATCGGCGTAGCGCCCGGCGTGCGGGCGGCTGAACAGCGTGGCGAAGTACTGCGCGCTGATGATAAGGCCCGCCAGCACCGAGTTGTAGCCCAGGTGGTTATGCACAAATCCCGGCAGCACCGCCAGCGGCAGGCCGATGGTCAGGTAGCAGACGAAGGTGAACATCACCACGGACAGAATGCGTCGGTTCAACTGGAGGTTATTTTCTGCGGTCATCGAAGGTGGCTCGCATCGGACGGGGTAGGCGAAGCTCTCCAGCATACCCCGATGAGATTTGATGATAAATGAGAGAGTGATAACGAATTATTATTTAACTAAGTCTTTGCTGCCTGCGCCATTCGCTGGGATTGGCACCATATACGCGCAAGAATTCGCGGTTAAAATTCGACTTGGTGGTAAATCCCGACTCATGCATGATTTCGGTTATCGGGCGGTCGCCGACAAGCAGCCTTCGCGCCGCCTCACCGATGCGCAATTGGTTCACGTATTGCGAGACATTCATCCCGGCATACTGATTGATGGCCTGCGACACCCGGCGCGCCGGCAATCCACTTTTGCGCGCCAACAGCGCCAAATTCAGCTCCGGTTGCAAATAAAGATCGTCTTTCAGCAATTGCTGTTGCACCTGAACAAACCAGTGGTGGATCTGGTCATCATTCACTGCGACGACTTTAACAGGCTCCGGCGTTTCCTCGACCGGTTGCTCCGCCGGCCGGGTGCGGGACAAGACCAGGTACACGCCCAACGTAAGCAGCAGAGTGTCGACCGTCACCAACAGGCCGGCATGTCGCCCGCCAAACCAGGCAAAATCGAGGGTAATGATCAGCTCCGCTATCGCGACGGTGAACAATAAAATGGCTAACCCACACCACAGACGGCAGCAGAGCCAGCTTTCCGCCAACGCCACCTGCTTCAAACTGTTCTCACCGCCGCGCAGTGCATACCACAAGGCCGCGCCGTAACCCGCATCGGCGGCAATAATCAACGCATCCAACCAAACTGGCGCATACCAACTGGCCAACAGCGTCAGGCATAAGGGCGCAAAATGCCAGACATCGGCAAGCCGCAATCGCCCCTGCGTGCTCACCCGGAAGGCCAGCCAGACCAGCACCGGGATCATGACGGCTCCCATCGGCTGCAACCGGTTGAACTGCGTTAAGTCGTAACCGTAACGCAACCCCACCAGCAGGCTTTGCCATGCGCACAGCAGCAGTAACAGCTGGAAAACCCAACGCCGGGCGCTGGGCCGGCCAAGGCGAAGCAACAGCCCGCAGCACAGCAGGCTGAACAAAAAGGTAACGGGAATGAGCGGCATTCATTACGCCTTATCCAAAGAGACGAAGCGGAAAAGTGTATGGCCTTAAGTCTGTTAAAACAATAATTTAACGACCTTGATCGCGATCGAGGTCGCCGAGAGGCACAGCCGATGTCACCTTTGCGCTTTTGTCGTAATGAGGATGTGAGGATGAAAAAGTTACTGTCCCTGTGGCTGCTGCTGTGCACGACGGCCAGCGCATCGCCTTATCAGATCGCCATTCATGATGAAGCGTTTTCCCGGGGTTCGCGCACGCTCGCCAGCCGTATTTATTATCCCACCGAGGCCGAAGGCCCACGACAAAACGTCGGTGCCAATCCGGTATTCACCGGTATTGCCGGCCAAATTGACGCACCACCGGCCAGGGGCACCTTTCCCTTGGTGGTGTTCAGTCACGGCAGCGGAGGGAACAATACCAGCCAGGCCTGGCTGGCGGCAGCGCTGGTTAGCCATGGCGTGGTGGTGATTGCCGCCAACTCACCCGGCAGTACCACCGGCGACTCAGTCCCGGCGCAGTCCATCAATCTTTGGCGGCAAACCGAAGATATCTCCGCGCTGATTGACGCGATCGGCGCCTCCCCTCGCTGGGCTGCTCTCGTCAACCCTCACGCCATCGGCGTTGTCGGCCACTCCAAGGGCGGTTACAGCGCTATCGCGGCCATCGGCGGCAGAGTCAGACTGGCAGATTTCATCGCCGGTTGTCGGCAACGGCCGCAGTCACCCAATTGCCGGTTCTATACCCAGGCCAGGGTTGACCTGACGCAGGTCGCCGCCGATCGGTTCGATGCCGATTATACCGACCCGCGTATCCGCTTTGCCGTCGCCCTCGATCCCGGCATGGTGCCCTATCTGCGGCCGGAGAGTTTGCGTCACCTAAACAGCCCCTTGTTGATTATCGAACCGCAAAACTATCTGCCAAGCGAGAAAGGCTCGCGTTTGGGTGGGGCGTCGCTGGCAGCTAACGGCGCTGAACAGCCTATCCGCGCACAGCGATTAACCCGCGGCAATCATTTCGATTTCTTACCCATTTGCCAACCCAACGGCCGCAAAATTTTGGCCTCTGAAGAACAGGAAGCAGAGGTACTATGCGCAACCACGCCTGCCCAACGTGAATGGGTACATCAGCAAACGGTGGCGGCAATATTGCCGTTCATTCGCCCCTGGCTACCCGTGCGCGCAGAAAATCGATAAACGCCCGCACCTTCTCCGGCACATGGCGGGTGTTCGGGTAGAGCGCATAGATGCTCTGCTCAGGGAAACGGTGATCCGGCAGCAACCGTTGTAGCCTGCCGGCATCGATTTCGGGCTGCGCCAGCCACGCCGGCAGCAGCGCCACGCCGCCGCCATGCAAGGTGAACGCCAGCAATGCCGCAGCGCTGTCGCCGGTGAGCGTCGCGGCGTCCGCGACCTTGAACAGCACCGCTTCGCGCTGCGGCGTGATCACCTGCCAGCTGAGCGGCGAACTGAGCCGGCTGTGGGCGATCCACTGCGCCTGTGCCAGATCCGTCAGCGAATGGATCGGCCGGTCGGCCAGATAATCCGGCGCCGCCACCGGAAAAATGGCGAAGCTGTCGATCAAGGCCGCACGGTGGCTGGAATCCGCCAGTTGCCCCAGGCGGATCGCCACGTCGAAGCGCTCCGAGATCAGATCGGCATGGTAAGAAGAAGAGACATGCTGGATGCGCAGGCGCGGATGCTGTCGCGAAAACGCCGCCAGCGCCGGCACCACCACCTGCGCGCCATACTCCGGCGTGCTGGTGATACGCAGCACGCCGCTCAACCCATGATGATCGCGGCGCACGTCGTCCAGCACATTTTCCGCCTCCTGCAGCAGCTGCAGGCTGCGCTGGTAGAAACGCTCGCCGGCATCGGTCAGCGATAGCCGCCGGGTGCTGCGCGCCAGCAGTGAAACCCCCAGCTCGTTCTCCAGCTGCTTGACGTTAAAGCTCACCACCGCCTTGGTTTGCCCCAGCGCCACCGCGGCGGCGGTAAAGCTGCCAGCCTCCACCACCGCCGCGAAGATCGCCAGGCGCTGCAAATTCAGCATTTCGATACCCTTATTGTCAAAATGATTTTGACAGTGTAATCGCCCGCCGCCGATTTATCCGCACTTTTCCCCCCGCTACACTGCTCGCCTTCAACCGGAGGCACCATGTCTTATCGCAGCAAAGTGGCAATCGTCTATCTGCTCGGCTTTTTCGTCGATCTGATCAATATGTTTATCGCCAACGTCGCCTACCCCGCCATCGGCCAGGCAATGCGGGCGTCGGTCAGCCAGCTGGCGTGGGTCAGCAACGGCTATATTCTCGGCCTGACGCTGGTGATCCCGCTCAGCGCCTGGCTGGCGCAGCGCATCGGCGGGCGCCGGGTATTTATTCTTTCACTGGCGCTGTTCATGCTGGCCACCCTCGGTGCGGGCAACGCCGAGAGCATCGGCGCGCTGATCGGCTGGCGCACCCTGCAGGGCATGGGCGGCGGCTTGCTGATCCCCATCGGCCAGACGCTGACCTATCAGCTGTATCGCAGCCATGAACGCGCCGGGCTGTCGGCGGCCATCATGTTAGTCGGGCTGCTGGCGCCGGCGCTGTCACCGGCGCTGGGGGGCTGGCTCGTCGATCGGTTGGATTGGCGCTGGGTGTTTTTCGCCAACCTGCCGCTGGCGGCCTTGGCGCTGGCGCTGGCGGCGCTATGGCTGCGCGCGGAAACATCGGCGACGGAGCGAAAACCGCTCGACGCCACTGGCCTGCTGAGCGCCTGCGCGGCGTTGACGCTGCTGCTGCTCGGCCTGACGCGGCTCAGCGAAGCCGGTCATCAGGCTTCCGGCACGGCGCTGCTGATCGCCGGCCTGCTGGTGCTGGCCTATTATCTGCGCCATAGCCTGCACACTCCGCAACCGCTGCTGAACCTGCGACTGATCGGCGACCCGCTGCTGCGCAACGCCATGGCGGTTTACTTATGCATTCCCGGCCTGTTCATCGGCGTCAGCCTGGTGGCGATGCTGTATCTGCAAAACCAGCTGGCGATGCCCGCCGCTCAGGTGGGCGGCCTGATGCTGCCCTGGGCGCTGGCGTCGTTCCTGGCTATCACGCTGACCGGCAAAAGCTTTAATCGCCTCGGCCCGCGGCCGCTTTTGATCGTCGGCTGCCTGCTGCAAGGCGCCGGCATGCTGACGCTGGCGCAGATCGATCAGGCCGGGCAGCATGTGCTGCAGATCGCCGCCTTCGCCCTGATGGGGTTCGGCGGCAGCCTGTGCAGCAGCACCGCGCAGAGCAGCGCGTTCCTGCAGATCCCCGACGGCCAATTGGCGGACGCCAGCGCGCTGTGGAATA is part of the Serratia surfactantfaciens genome and encodes:
- a CDS encoding GNAT family N-acetyltransferase, which translates into the protein MTIEIYSAQKSDAKLILDMIIELAVYEKAREQVLASVEDIERSLFGPGACSEALICTVNGEPAGYAVFFMSYSTWLGKNGIYLEDLYVAPKHRGAGAGKTLLRHIARLACERQCGRLEWSVLDWNQPAIDFYLSIGAQPQGEWVRYRMEGEALTHFAAHGAALPAQ
- a CDS encoding LysR substrate-binding domain-containing protein yields the protein MNIMHLDLKRLDLNLLLVFEAVYRLRSVTRAAAELALSASALSHALIRLRKALADELFYRVGNDMHPTVYADSLAPTVSESLALLSKGLHPRPRFIPAESRESFTFAVTDYTAFAVFPALMAQMQRLAPGLSFQLRYSERKVALNDLLAGRIDFALGFTETDGESYPEIDEVSWLEDEYVAVCSPAFSARYGELTLENYLRARHLVVTPWNEQRGVIDYQLDKLGLQRDIAIRTPSLLGAPFIVADSELVMSMPRYAAQKLRQAAVLDVHPLPFPVPPYQIKIYLHRKNGRPEACRWLRQQLQALAAL
- a CDS encoding DUF1543 domain-containing protein, with the translated sequence MPGLLMFYVGGTAPGANIELHDVQFAAADRPEEAYPLLREKWFGDKRKVHVDGYARIDWADGYDVSLEPAPFAGEEKLFFVNVGGYRSDELAELHQFGLFVARSADEAKDKAKRVLLRDSAQQHKDDLAEVDDCLLLQALQGYHVHLRANPHGKPARPLWQGYLPIGEPAL
- a CDS encoding YodC family protein, producing the protein MAFNIGDFVQRTTGGPKMTVVAIDGETLVCSWNELGQEQRTEVQASDVALYHEDGDFGVC
- a CDS encoding GNAT family N-acetyltransferase, whose product is MDLKILADEKRFYINDEQGKTIAEISFVPSGDKLTIIDHTWVDESLKGQGVGKKLVALVVEKMRAEQRKIIPLCPFAKHEFDTTPAYQDIRA
- a CDS encoding (4Fe-4S)-binding protein codes for the protein MDEELTATGYRRYSGDKIDVYFNSAICRHSANCVRGNAAIFTLNRRPWIMPDNADAAEVKRVIDTCPSGALKYREK
- a CDS encoding DoxX family protein — translated: MGDSSKDGVILLSRILLMVLFIIFGWMKLVNFGATVTAMEGYGTPMPYLAAIIAVVVEFIFGIALILGLFTRPIAVIFALYVLGTAFIGHPFWKMTGMEMMGNEINFFKNISIIGGLLLLAVTGAGRYSLDYKIFNK
- the smrA gene encoding DNA endonuclease SmrA, translating into MSEQEKDFFEQAMADVVPLASGRQTLYLKPQETTDKSARLEAQRLLQENFLSTDFLEVIPCEQPLEFKGEGIQQGVLDKLRNGRYPPQASLNLLRQSVEASRQALFRFIEQAEAQNLRSLLIVHGRGRQNESHQNIVRSYVAKWLAQFEQVQAFCRALPRDGGEGACYVTLRKSAQAKAENFERHAKRSR
- a CDS encoding MbeD/MobD family mobilization/exclusion protein produces the protein MTMRELEIQFQNAMNELQSSFERQHRKWQQSYQALQQLLEEAKQREAALRAQNEQLVRKLSTASSVPEQHALVKQIKMLGAHLDALAKDAATFNHHLRQQSAVGNFSGEQH
- a CDS encoding DUF1198 family protein encodes the protein MTWIILAALIVVFIIGYRILTSDTRKAIDSLAHLLRVKPMLIESMIQEMGGRQSQTFIRMLNNGYTEEMHQAAYLLFIYLTFIKQADDEQIGQWRDMLLRAGLSPELHAEHTEAALFYFAELDIDAFELAQFRRAYNERFNREALAHG
- a CDS encoding DUF2002 family protein — encoded protein: MYLRPDEVAKVLENTGFERDYVTDQAYGYRKGAHYVYVNREARMGRTALVIHPALKEKSVHFATPTSPVRTSEQYLEFPLDLSGDAPNQRYGIAHGFSSREALSRYLYSMFL
- a CDS encoding MFS transporter, whose product is MTAENNLQLNRRILSVVMFTFVCYLTIGLPLAVLPGFVHNHLGYNSVLAGLIISAQYFATLFSRPHAGRYADLLGPKKVVLFGLACCGVSGLFYALAFGVDGWPWLSLLLLCVGRVFLGVGESFASTGSTLWGIGRVGAMHTARVISWNGVATYGAMAAGAPLGVYLNQQWGLAGVAALIVLAVAVALLLASGKPDVSIAAGQRIAFSAVLGRIWAYGLGLAMGTVGFGVIATFITLYYADKGWSGAAFSLTLFSCAFVGIRLIFSNVINRHGGLKVTLASFLVEIVGLLLIWQAGEPWMVQTGALLAGAGFSLVFPALGVEAVKQVPPQNQGTALGTYSAFLDLALGITGPLAGLLIGQAGVPPIYLAAALLVALGVLLTLRLLQQRRA
- a CDS encoding helix-turn-helix domain-containing protein, with product MFSLLCCGLLLRLGRPSARRWVFQLLLLLCAWQSLLVGLRYGYDLTQFNRLQPMGAVMIPVLVWLAFRVSTQGRLRLADVWHFAPLCLTLLASWYAPVWLDALIIAADAGYGAALWYALRGGENSLKQVALAESWLCCRLWCGLAILLFTVAIAELIITLDFAWFGGRHAGLLVTVDTLLLTLGVYLVLSRTRPAEQPVEETPEPVKVVAVNDDQIHHWFVQVQQQLLKDDLYLQPELNLALLARKSGLPARRVSQAINQYAGMNVSQYVNQLRIGEAARRLLVGDRPITEIMHESGFTTKSNFNREFLRVYGANPSEWRRQQRLS
- a CDS encoding alpha/beta hydrolase family protein, which produces MSPLRFCRNEDVRMKKLLSLWLLLCTTASASPYQIAIHDEAFSRGSRTLASRIYYPTEAEGPRQNVGANPVFTGIAGQIDAPPARGTFPLVVFSHGSGGNNTSQAWLAAALVSHGVVVIAANSPGSTTGDSVPAQSINLWRQTEDISALIDAIGASPRWAALVNPHAIGVVGHSKGGYSAIAAIGGRVRLADFIAGCRQRPQSPNCRFYTQARVDLTQVAADRFDADYTDPRIRFAVALDPGMVPYLRPESLRHLNSPLLIIEPQNYLPSEKGSRLGGASLAANGAEQPIRAQRLTRGNHFDFLPICQPNGRKILASEEQEAEVLCATTPAQREWVHQQTVAAILPFIRPWLPVRAENR
- a CDS encoding LysR family transcriptional regulator, which codes for MLNLQRLAIFAAVVEAGSFTAAAVALGQTKAVVSFNVKQLENELGVSLLARSTRRLSLTDAGERFYQRSLQLLQEAENVLDDVRRDHHGLSGVLRITSTPEYGAQVVVPALAAFSRQHPRLRIQHVSSSYHADLISERFDVAIRLGQLADSSHRAALIDSFAIFPVAAPDYLADRPIHSLTDLAQAQWIAHSRLSSPLSWQVITPQREAVLFKVADAATLTGDSAAALLAFTLHGGGVALLPAWLAQPEIDAGRLQRLLPDHRFPEQSIYALYPNTRHVPEKVRAFIDFLRARVARGE
- a CDS encoding MFS transporter, coding for MSYRSKVAIVYLLGFFVDLINMFIANVAYPAIGQAMRASVSQLAWVSNGYILGLTLVIPLSAWLAQRIGGRRVFILSLALFMLATLGAGNAESIGALIGWRTLQGMGGGLLIPIGQTLTYQLYRSHERAGLSAAIMLVGLLAPALSPALGGWLVDRLDWRWVFFANLPLAALALALAALWLRAETSATERKPLDATGLLSACAALTLLLLGLTRLSEAGHQASGTALLIAGLLVLAYYLRHSLHTPQPLLNLRLIGDPLLRNAMAVYLCIPGLFIGVSLVAMLYLQNQLAMPAAQVGGLMLPWALASFLAITLTGKSFNRLGPRPLLIVGCLLQGAGMLTLAQIDQAGQHVLQIAAFALMGFGGSLCSSTAQSSAFLQIPDGQLADASALWNINRQLSFCLGVALLSLLLNLLLTVLPPAAAYRTCFILAGASVLIPLLLCLRLANRAIVRQLNAKQDAV